The following proteins come from a genomic window of Nostoc sp. TCL26-01:
- a CDS encoding TetR/AcrR family transcriptional regulator, which produces MSKKKRQIETDNTDRLQSVEKVDAILAGAMQEFLTHGYAATTMDRVTAAAGVSKTTVYSYFQDKETLFVALIEKLAQEKYLAVQEPQFLQGEPPVVLHRLATNILDQINQAQDFLSLIRLIIGESGRFPALARTFVRNIDKPGLELLTQYFTNHPELQLPDAEVAARTFLGALVHFTIIQNMLHGHDILPMERDRLIDNLIQLITVNLPANISTDQYSGTKQKSSRRERNSSGKFKMDYGTEPKHLRSMRLTDTAWDKLAELAQQNNLTRSEMIEIFARRGFLAHQEAE; this is translated from the coding sequence ATGAGCAAGAAAAAAAGACAGATAGAAACTGACAACACAGACCGTTTGCAGTCAGTTGAAAAGGTGGATGCGATTTTGGCTGGGGCGATGCAAGAGTTTTTGACTCACGGCTATGCTGCAACAACGATGGATAGGGTGACAGCAGCAGCAGGTGTCTCGAAAACTACTGTCTACAGCTACTTTCAAGATAAGGAAACATTATTTGTGGCTTTGATTGAAAAGCTAGCCCAAGAAAAATACTTAGCAGTCCAAGAACCGCAATTTTTACAAGGAGAACCGCCTGTTGTTCTCCATCGTCTAGCAACAAACATCTTAGATCAAATTAATCAAGCACAAGATTTTTTAAGCTTAATTAGGTTGATTATCGGCGAATCTGGGCGTTTTCCTGCTTTAGCCCGCACCTTTGTCCGCAACATAGACAAACCAGGACTGGAACTGCTAACCCAATATTTTACTAATCATCCCGAACTGCAATTACCTGATGCCGAAGTAGCCGCACGTACTTTTTTAGGTGCATTGGTACATTTCACGATTATTCAAAATATGCTGCATGGTCACGATATTTTACCAATGGAACGCGATCGCCTGATTGATAACTTGATTCAGTTGATAACTGTCAATCTTCCTGCAAACATATCCACAGATCAATATTCTGGAACAAAACAGAAATCATCTAGACGTGAACGTAACTCGTCGGGTAAGTTTAAGATGGACTACGGTACTGAACCTAAGCATTTGCGGTCTATGCGACTGACTGACACCGCATGGGATAAATTAGCAGAACTAGCACAGCAGAATAATTTAACTCGCAGCGAAATGATTGAAATCTTTGCCCGCCGAGGTTTTTTAGCTCATCAGGAAGCGGAATAA